From Endozoicomonas sp. 8E, the proteins below share one genomic window:
- a CDS encoding group II intron maturase-specific domain-containing protein: protein MVGRRTEKSRLRRSIAKLKELLRRIRHDPLHEQVTAINRRLRGHYAYYGLGGNFRSMEKLYRFVDRYWYKMLCSRCRKGKIPWEKYHNLKQLLPLQKPRIMLPFMAMKSMAVL, encoded by the coding sequence ATGGTGGGAAGGAGAACGGAAAAATCCCGCCTAAGACGCAGCATAGCCAAACTGAAGGAACTGCTGAGACGAATACGCCATGATCCGCTGCACGAACAAGTGACAGCGATCAATCGACGGTTGAGAGGGCATTATGCGTATTACGGTCTGGGAGGAAACTTCCGAAGTATGGAGAAGCTTTACCGGTTTGTTGACCGCTACTGGTACAAGATGCTGTGTAGCCGATGCCGGAAAGGCAAGATTCCATGGGAAAAGTACCATAACCTCAAGCAGCTTCTGCCGCTACAGAAACCGAGGATAATGCTGCCTTTTATGGCAATGAAATCCATGGCTGTGCTGTGA
- a CDS encoding DNA topoisomerase III: protein MRLIIAEKPSLGRAIADVLPRPHKRQDGYIETASGDVVTWCIGHLLEQVEPEQYDPAFKQWRFEHLPIVPQQWQLQPRKNTRSQLSVIRKLLKTADVIVHAGDPDREGQLLVDEVLDYLKLSQTRRKSVRRLLVNDLNGPAVKKAFDRMQSNSDFVPLSVSALTRSRADWLYGINLTRAYTVLGKKAGYSGLLSVGRVQTPVLGLVVRRDDEIAHFQPKPYFEVFALLVTDQGECFKAKWQPSEACQPWMDDEGRVLDRRLAENVVSRIQGKEGTVSKLENKPGKESPPLPYSLSALQIDAAKQLRMSAKEVLDVCQKLYEQKLVTYPRSDCRYLPVEHFREAPEVLGAIRSNDEKLASAVDGALPERKSKAWNDSKVSAHHGIIPTSRRTDLYKMGDRESSLYRLIARQYVAQFYPDHRFLARKVSVTIEGGLFTASSREVQEEGWKAIFPRKPSISGDKEEGQRLPELHRGQALLCKEADLAEKQTQPPRPFTDATLLSAMTGIARYVKDTGIRKVLKETDGLGTEATRAGIIELLFNRKYLTRQGKNIHATDTGKALIKALPEPVSRPDMTARWEASLNQIVEKKGSYQAFMSQLEQHLVQLLREAGQSGTINVQGLPPVSPNRFKKKTRRRKTPRRAS, encoded by the coding sequence ATGCGTTTAATCATTGCTGAAAAACCCAGTCTGGGCAGAGCCATAGCCGATGTTTTACCCCGCCCCCATAAACGACAGGATGGCTATATAGAGACGGCGTCCGGTGATGTTGTCACCTGGTGTATAGGCCACCTGCTGGAGCAGGTTGAGCCTGAACAGTATGATCCTGCCTTCAAGCAATGGCGTTTTGAACATTTGCCTATTGTTCCCCAGCAGTGGCAACTGCAACCACGAAAAAACACTCGCTCCCAGTTATCGGTGATTCGCAAGCTGTTGAAGACGGCTGATGTCATTGTTCACGCCGGAGACCCGGACAGGGAAGGGCAGTTGCTGGTCGATGAAGTGTTGGATTATCTCAAGCTTTCACAAACCCGCAGAAAAAGTGTCCGTCGTCTTCTGGTGAATGACTTGAACGGTCCGGCAGTTAAGAAAGCCTTCGATCGAATGCAGAGCAATTCGGATTTTGTACCTCTCTCCGTTTCTGCTCTGACACGCTCCCGTGCCGACTGGCTCTATGGTATCAATTTAACCCGTGCCTATACCGTTCTTGGCAAAAAAGCGGGTTATAGCGGTTTGCTTTCTGTCGGTCGGGTACAGACTCCGGTTTTGGGTCTGGTGGTGCGAAGAGACGACGAGATTGCCCATTTCCAACCCAAACCTTATTTCGAAGTCTTTGCCCTGCTGGTGACTGACCAGGGTGAGTGTTTCAAGGCCAAATGGCAACCCAGTGAAGCCTGCCAGCCCTGGATGGATGACGAGGGCCGTGTACTCGATCGTCGGCTGGCAGAAAATGTTGTCAGCAGGATTCAGGGCAAGGAGGGGACAGTCAGTAAGCTGGAGAATAAACCGGGCAAGGAATCGCCACCGTTACCCTATTCACTTTCCGCTCTTCAGATTGATGCTGCCAAACAGTTAAGGATGAGTGCCAAGGAAGTGCTGGATGTCTGTCAAAAGCTTTATGAGCAGAAACTGGTGACTTATCCGCGATCGGATTGTCGTTATCTGCCCGTGGAGCATTTCAGGGAGGCACCGGAAGTGCTGGGCGCGATACGAAGCAATGATGAAAAACTGGCCAGTGCGGTGGACGGTGCATTACCCGAGCGCAAAAGCAAAGCCTGGAATGACAGCAAGGTAAGCGCACACCACGGTATTATCCCGACCAGCCGAAGGACTGATCTCTACAAAATGGGTGACCGGGAGAGCAGCTTATACCGACTCATCGCCAGACAGTATGTGGCACAGTTTTATCCGGATCACCGGTTTTTAGCCCGAAAAGTCAGTGTCACTATAGAAGGCGGGTTGTTCACGGCCAGCAGCAGGGAGGTGCAGGAAGAAGGCTGGAAAGCCATTTTTCCTCGCAAGCCGTCCATCTCTGGGGACAAAGAGGAAGGCCAGAGGTTGCCAGAATTGCACAGGGGGCAGGCACTGCTCTGCAAGGAGGCCGATTTGGCAGAAAAGCAAACTCAGCCACCCAGACCTTTCACCGACGCCACCCTGCTGTCTGCCATGACCGGTATTGCCCGCTATGTTAAAGATACCGGGATCAGGAAGGTGCTCAAGGAGACCGACGGTCTGGGTACAGAAGCCACCCGGGCAGGCATTATAGAATTATTGTTCAATCGGAAATATCTTACCCGTCAGGGCAAAAATATTCATGCTACCGATACCGGGAAAGCATTGATAAAAGCTCTGCCCGAGCCTGTCAGTCGTCCTGACATGACCGCTCGCTGGGAAGCTTCACTGAATCAGATCGTAGAGAAAAAAGGCTCTTATCAGGCTTTCATGAGTCAGCTGGAACAGCATCTGGTTCAGTTATTGCGGGAGGCCGGGCAGTCTGGAACCATTAATGTACAGGGGTTGCCTCCGGTATCGCCAAACCGCTTCAAGAAGAAAACCCGTCGCAGGAAAACTCCTCGTCGAGCTAGCTGA